In Falco biarmicus isolate bFalBia1 chromosome 7, bFalBia1.pri, whole genome shotgun sequence, a single window of DNA contains:
- the RAB8B gene encoding ras-related protein Rab-8B isoform X2 encodes MAKTYDYLFKLLLIGDSGVGKTCLLFRFSEDAFNTTFISTIGIDFKIRTIELDGKKIKLQIWDTAGQERFRTITTAYYRGAMGIMLVYDITNEKSFDNIKNWIRNIEEHASSDVERMILGNKCDMNEKRQVSKEKGEKLAIDYGIKFLETSAKSSINVEEAFFTLARDIMTKLNRKMNDNSSSGAEEINAILLSPAETEEF; translated from the exons ATGGCGAAGACGTACGACTATCTGTTCAAGCTGCTGCTGATCGGGGACTCGGGTGTGGGCAAGACCTGCCTGCTCTTCCGCTTCAGCGAGGACGCCTTCAACACCACCTTCATCTCCACGATCG GAATCGACTTTAAGATCAGAACAATAGAATtagatggaaagaaaatcaagCTACAAATATG GGATACAGCAGGCCAGGAGAGATTCCGCACGATCACAACGGCTTACTACAGAGGAGCCATG GGAATTATGCTGGTGTATGACATCACAAATGAGAAGTCTTTTGACAACATAAAAAACTGGATAAGAAACATAGAGGAG catGCCTCTTCAGATGTGGAAAGAATGATCCTGGGTAACAAATGTGATATGAATGAAAAAAGAcaagtttcaaaagaaaaaggggagaag TTAGCAATTGATTATGGAATCAAATTTTTGGAGACAAGTGCAAAATCCAGCATAAATGTGGAAGAG GCATTTTTCACACTTGCACGGGACATTATGACAAAGCTCAACAGAAAAATG AATGACAACAGTTCATCAGGGGCAG AAGAAATTAATGCAATTTTGTTGTCCCCTGCTGAAACTGAAGAATTCTAA
- the RAB8B gene encoding ras-related protein Rab-8B isoform X1, giving the protein MAKTYDYLFKLLLIGDSGVGKTCLLFRFSEDAFNTTFISTIGIDFKIRTIELDGKKIKLQIWDTAGQERFRTITTAYYRGAMGIMLVYDITNEKSFDNIKNWIRNIEEHASSDVERMILGNKCDMNEKRQVSKEKGEKLAIDYGIKFLETSAKSSINVEEAFFTLARDIMTKLNRKMNDNSSSGAGGPVKITENRSKKSSFFRCTLL; this is encoded by the exons ATGGCGAAGACGTACGACTATCTGTTCAAGCTGCTGCTGATCGGGGACTCGGGTGTGGGCAAGACCTGCCTGCTCTTCCGCTTCAGCGAGGACGCCTTCAACACCACCTTCATCTCCACGATCG GAATCGACTTTAAGATCAGAACAATAGAATtagatggaaagaaaatcaagCTACAAATATG GGATACAGCAGGCCAGGAGAGATTCCGCACGATCACAACGGCTTACTACAGAGGAGCCATG GGAATTATGCTGGTGTATGACATCACAAATGAGAAGTCTTTTGACAACATAAAAAACTGGATAAGAAACATAGAGGAG catGCCTCTTCAGATGTGGAAAGAATGATCCTGGGTAACAAATGTGATATGAATGAAAAAAGAcaagtttcaaaagaaaaaggggagaag TTAGCAATTGATTATGGAATCAAATTTTTGGAGACAAGTGCAAAATCCAGCATAAATGTGGAAGAG GCATTTTTCACACTTGCACGGGACATTATGACAAAGCTCAACAGAAAAATG AATGACAACAGTTCATCAGGGGCAGGTGGGCcagtaaaaataacagaaaaccgATCTAAGAAGAGCAGCTTCTTTCGATGCACGCTACTTTGA